A DNA window from Hordeum vulgare subsp. vulgare chromosome 1H, MorexV3_pseudomolecules_assembly, whole genome shotgun sequence contains the following coding sequences:
- the LOC123426897 gene encoding uncharacterized protein LOC123426897 isoform X2: MSRGYFQDISEIRKNNGKIAAANKIIIPEAAAVKFPNLALESPAGRALQLPLVASPPLGDSHGADGTVPVVPVAALVCLSFRASSQKMAESWSLPFLDAFGATRKVEAYEVSFIDSWLLSSSPLRRAFLKAMRKSNNPQRHAVYAFGDHYDFRKELQIVNLLTGYIYLVDRLGRIRWQGFGAATKEELSSLTACASILLDEK; encoded by the exons ATGAGCAGGGGGTACTTCCAGGACATCTCCGAGATCCGTAAGAACAATGGCAAG ATTGCGGCGGCGAATAAGATCATTATCCCAGAGGCCGCTGCCGTGAAGTTCCCTAATCTTGCTTTGGAGTCCCCTGCTGGCAGAGCATTGCAGCTGCCGCTTGTTGCGTCTCCTCCGCTAGGCGATAGTCATGGGGCTGATGGTACGGTGCCGGTGGTTCCTGTTGCGGCACTGGTGTGCCTTTCGTTTCGTGCAAGCTCGCAG AAAATGGCAGAGTCGTGGAGTCTACCTTTTCTTGATGCATTTGGTGCCACTAGAAAAGTTGAAGCATATGAG GTCTCGTTTATAGATTCGTGGCTGTTATCATCAAGTCCCTTGAGGCGTGCCTTCCTCAAGGCGATGAGGAAATCGAACAATCCACAAAGACATGCTGTCTATGCCTTCGGAGATCACTATGACTTCAGGAAGGAGCTTCAAATTGTAAACCTTCTTACCGG GTACATATACCTGGTTGATCGCCTGGGTAGGATAAGATGGCAGGGCTTTGGAGCTGCGACGAAGGAAGAGTTGTCATCGCTAACAGCGTGTGCCTCCATCTTGTTAGATGAGAAATGA
- the LOC123426912 gene encoding uncharacterized protein LOC123426912 yields MASSSSSSQLDDPSARRPPPPQRKPPVLMLLPLIYAPVLPLIRIGLRHNPVWRDRLFYGVLAGAFVHGTYLISELYDVESK; encoded by the exons atggcgtcctcctcctcctcctcgcaacTCGA CGATCCGTCGGCGaggcgcccgccgccgccgcagagGAAGCCGCCGGTGCTGATGCTGCTCCCGCTCATCTACGCCCCCGTTCTGCCCCTCA TCAGGATCGGGCTGCGGCATAACCCGGTGTGGAGGGACCGCCTCTTCTACGGCGTCCTCGCCGGCGCATTCGTACATGGCACCTACCTCAT ATCAGAACTGTACGACGTGGAGAGCAAGTGA
- the LOC123426897 gene encoding mitochondrial ATPase complex subunit ATP10 isoform X1, with product MMLRARRAAGPLLRLADAGAVGERICGGAQPARAVFARGFLDFLKPWSKESPENAEKKAKARARLTDEMSRGYFQDISEIRKNNGKIAAANKIIIPEAAAVKFPNLALESPAGRALQLPLVASPPLGDSHGADGTVPVVPVAALVCLSFRASSQKMAESWSLPFLDAFGATRKVEAYEVSFIDSWLLSSSPLRRAFLKAMRKSNNPQRHAVYAFGDHYDFRKELQIVNLLTGYIYLVDRLGRIRWQGFGAATKEELSSLTACASILLDEK from the exons ATGATGCTGAGGGCGCGGCGAGCGGCGGGGCCGCTTCTCCGCCTCGCCGACGCAGGCGCCGTTGGCGAGAGGATCTGCGGTGGCGCGCAGCCCGCACGCGCGGTGTTCGCCCGCGGGTTCCTGGATTTCTTGAAG CCGTGGAGCAAGGAGAGCCCCGAGAATgcggagaagaaggccaaggcgaGGGCGAGGCT TACTGATGAGATGAGCAGGGGGTACTTCCAGGACATCTCCGAGATCCGTAAGAACAATGGCAAG ATTGCGGCGGCGAATAAGATCATTATCCCAGAGGCCGCTGCCGTGAAGTTCCCTAATCTTGCTTTGGAGTCCCCTGCTGGCAGAGCATTGCAGCTGCCGCTTGTTGCGTCTCCTCCGCTAGGCGATAGTCATGGGGCTGATGGTACGGTGCCGGTGGTTCCTGTTGCGGCACTGGTGTGCCTTTCGTTTCGTGCAAGCTCGCAG AAAATGGCAGAGTCGTGGAGTCTACCTTTTCTTGATGCATTTGGTGCCACTAGAAAAGTTGAAGCATATGAG GTCTCGTTTATAGATTCGTGGCTGTTATCATCAAGTCCCTTGAGGCGTGCCTTCCTCAAGGCGATGAGGAAATCGAACAATCCACAAAGACATGCTGTCTATGCCTTCGGAGATCACTATGACTTCAGGAAGGAGCTTCAAATTGTAAACCTTCTTACCGG GTACATATACCTGGTTGATCGCCTGGGTAGGATAAGATGGCAGGGCTTTGGAGCTGCGACGAAGGAAGAGTTGTCATCGCTAACAGCGTGTGCCTCCATCTTGTTAGATGAGAAATGA